The following is a genomic window from Spirochaeta cellobiosiphila DSM 17781.
GAATATGCAGCCCAACATCAGGATGAGGAAAAATGGCAAGAGGCTTCACAGTTTTACAAAGAGAACCCTGTTATCAATAGTTCTAATATTGTTCAACACGCTTTATACCTACAAGCTTCCCATGCATATGCTCCAGAGGGCACTTCGGATTTAGATAGTTTTACCATATCACTACCAGAAATGCTGCTGTCCTATTATTATAACGTGGTAAATTCTAATTACAGGACTTATAAGTTAGCAACCATTATGGACACCTTCAGTATTAATCTGACTGATGAATTGTATCGCATCAAAACCCCAACTCTCATTGTCTGGGGACAAAAGGACTATAGGATTTCTGTGGATTTTGCCCATGAGGCCTATGAAAAAATCGGAGCTTCCCAAAAGAGTCTTGTTATTTTACCTCATTCTGGACATTCCCCGGTTACCGATGATTTTGATCTTTATATAAATAGTGTTATAGATTTTATTGACTCCCTATCGCTTTAACAGCGATAGGAGTCTTGGCGCTTATGTTCTTAGCTTTAATTCAATATAGTTACCTATTTTTAATATTCCTTTAATCATTTGAGGTAGTGTATTTTTTTTACGGCTTTGAACACTATCCCAAATGGCAGGAATAAACTCTCCTAATGTAATAACGAGAAAAACGACGAGAGGAACACTATGTTCATTTAGGATTTTTATATTAAACATTATGGACAAGCTTGTTCCTATCAAGCCCCCAAATAATAAGCCAGGATTATATTTCTTTCTAATAAGTGAAAGCAATAAATGTTGGACACCATTGATGATTAAAAATGTATTAAGTATAAGAAAGACTGTATTAGCCAGAGGTTCAAAGGGAATAGCCCAACTAACAATACAGAATAAGAACCCGATAAGACTTAAAGTTAATAGCCATAACCTTGTACTCATATTAGTTTCTTCTGTGGGAATCTTATAGTTCTGCTGATGATATTGGACTATATTCCATTCTTCCATCTCATGGATGAATAAGTTACATGCAATAATAAGATAAAAGATCTTATTAGATAATAATGATAATACCATTTGTAAACTCCTGTTAACTTTGATGTGATGATCATACTTACAGGAATATTTTTACTCAATTAACATTGTTCTCTATGGCACAAATCATTAAAACTGTGACAAATATATCCCCCATTATCCTAATGGCTTGTATTTGTTATCCAGACTCTTCCTATCTGCTTAACAGATAGATATTATCAATTCAGATTTACATTTCCCCTTCAAAGAAATCTTTAATCCCAGTTGCTTTCAAACTCAATTCCCACAGTAGTAGTTCGGAAGTTAAATCTCTTTCCTTTGGTAAAAGTACAGCTGGACCAGGTTGTCCGCTACCCTCAGGACCATAGAACTCACCACTATTCACATAAGGAGCACAAGTGCATGTAGCCAGGCCTGCTGTTCCATCTTCTACTGATTGAGCTACCTTCAAGGTTCTGTTAATGATGAATTTATCAAGAAATCCTTTGCCTCCAGCTTTGTAGGTTTTTGCTTGTAAACCACTATCTGTAGGTCCTGGATGGGCTGTTAGTATCTTTATCTTTTGAGACACACCTTCAGGCCTTCTATCATGCAAGGCATAAGAACCGAGCAGATTTGCTAGTTTTGATTGCTGATAGCGATACCATTTTTGAAGTCCAGGAAAGGTATCTCCTCCCAGGTTTCCCCCATTTTGTTCAAAGTATTTGGCTATAATAGGTTTCTTTCCCATTTTTCTAGCTCCAGAGGAATGACTGATTACACGAGCTTCGCCTGATGAGGAGGCTGCTTTTTCCAATAGGGGCCACAAACGGGAAGTAAGCAGAAAATGGGAAAGGTGATTTGTCTGGATTTGAATATCATATCCATCTACAGTGGCCCGATCCAGAAGCCCCATAACACCAGCATTATTACATAGCACATGACAGCCTTCCTCTCTTAAAAGGTTTTTCAAATGACCAGCTGCCTTCTTGACGCTTTCAAAGCTTTGTAGATCACAGTCTATATGAACGGGATCAGGACCATTGGGGATTTGGAGCTGTCTCAATGCTGAGGAGGCCCTTTGGGAGGGCCGGTTTAACAAGTAAACCTTAGCCCCAAGAGTGACACAGGTCTTTGCCAGCACAAAACCCGTACCAGAAGTACAACCTGTAATAAGGACATTCTTGCCTTCCATAGAAGGAAAACTCTTTACTAGATCACCATAAAAAACTGTCTCTTTCATATTCCTACCTGCTTAGTCATGAATTAAGTATAGTGCACTTATGTTAGAAATTAATAGGCCAATGTGAAAAGCTCACATATTGACTATTCAACTAAAAGACATAATATTGGGCCCATGTTGTATGCATTCGATATATTTGGAACTTTTGTATTTGCGATCTCCGGTGCCTTTAGGGCTGTTAAATATGAATTAGATATCCTTGGTGTAATGATTCTGGCTATTGCCACAGGTGTTGGCGGGGGCATTATGAGAGATGTCATCCTTGGTATCACTCCTCCAGCTGCTTTCCAAAATGAATCCTATCTTATTGTCTGTATCCTAGGAGGACTTCTTGTCTTTGTTGCAGCTCCGCGTATAGCTAAGCTGTGGAATATTGTGAAGTTGAGTGATGCCTTAGGCTTAGCCGTATTTGCTGCCATGGGAGCTCAAAAAGGGGCTGTTTATGGATTAGGGCCCATAGGAATTGTGTTTAGTGCTGTCATCACTGCTACTGGTGGGGGTGTTATTAGGGATATAATGGTTAGGGAGATCCCTGCCATAATCAGAACAGATTTTTATGCGACAGCAGCGGCCATCGGTGGCCTGATTATTGTTATTAGTCCCTATTTGTTCCCTATTATATTTCCAGATTTTCCTCATGCTCCCATGGTTGTGGCTGTTATTGTCACTTTTATCGTCCGTCTCGCTGCCATGAGGTGGAACTTATATCTTCCCAGAGTCAAAATGCTTAAGGAAGCCCCTAGTCGTCTGGCTCAAAAGAAAAGAAAAAATCCTTAACTTCTGGGTAATTTTGTATTGCAGTTAAAACACTTATCGCGAAAGATCGAATTCTCTTTACCGCATTCCGGACATTTGACAATATTCGGATTGAATGGCGGTTCTTGGGTAGGTAAGGGGTCGGGATCTTTTGGTAGCGCTGGTTCTGAATAGACCGGCTTAGGTTCTGGCTGAGGAGGAGGTTTAGGAGGCGCTTCGGACGAAGCTGGTTGAGACGGTTCCCCTTGAGTTTCTTCCTTCTCAACAGGTATAGATGGAGCTGTTGTGTTTACTGAGGGTTCTCCAGAACCGGATGTTACATTGACGACAACCAAAGGTTGTTGTGTTGGCTCTTTTACTATGACCTTATCTGCCTTCTTGGGCCTATACAGCACAATGATAAAAAGCTGTTCTATTGCAATTATGAATATTCCAATAACCAGCAAGATATCCAACATCCAGCACCTCCTCCATGTGGATAAGTATAAGAGATGGTTATCCAAATTACAAAAAAAGGAATAATTAAAGGATAATTATTGAATCAACCGATATAATAATGTGATCAAAGATTCCTCTTTTGATAATAATAATTATGATCTCATTCAGGACAGAGACTTTAGAGTCTTCATGATTGATGATGCTCTCCAATGCAATAGCAGCTCTCGTGTTTCCACTTCTATAGGCTTAGCCAGTATGATATATCATATGGGTATACGAGATAAAAATGCTTCCTTTGTCCTGGATCTATTAGAGACCAATAACGAATATGTAGTGGATGCCCTTGTTGTTGATAGTGATCCCTTTATTATGATGAGAAATATTACTCCCACAAGGTTAATCTTGAGTAAAACCTTTAAGATTCTAGCTTTTCACAATCCAGGCCACCTTTATCCCAAAGTCCTATTGGCATTATTGGGGGTTATCGATATTGCATACAAACGTTCTGTTGACGGTTTTGATATCTATCCTTTTACCCTTAGTGAGCTGAATAACATAAGTAAATATCTAGATGAATCACGAGATCAATTTGATCAAGTCAACAAAGTACTGTTGCGTATATTAGAGAATCTTCATGACATGGGAATCGGATCAGATGATTGGAAAATCCGTCTTATGGCCTTCCAGGCTATCCAGATAAGACTAGCCTTTTTTGATCAGAATAAATCCCTTATTGATATCATTCCTGAAGAACTTCTAACTAGAGTAAAAAAGAGAAGATCCATCAAACCTGACAGTTTTAATCTGGCCTGAAAACAGGCCTGTCAATCGTAAAATAGGCCTAAAATCAATGTTTTTTACTTTTTTCTAAAAAAAAACACCGGAAATTTGACAAATCGCGAATCATTTCTAAGACTTTCTATTAGAAACCCGTATTGAGGGAGGTTTACTGATAGTGTCCATAAAAGAAGCATTTAGAGAAACTAGCGATAAGTTCAAATTGCGCTATATGGATGAGGTTTTTCAGGTGAAGGAGGAACATGCGGTTATGTCCGCTGTTACTTATGCCTCTTTCCTAAACCAATGGGGATTACAGCCTGATAACTTTGTCCTGTTTTTCCGTTGCATGGAAATTGGAAACAAGTACGTTATAGATGCTTTGACAGAGGGGAAGGACCTGGAGCATTTCTTTGACGGTATAACACCAACCTATGGTCTTGTTAACCAAGTATTTAAGTTACTAGAAGCTAATAAGAAAGGAGGAATCTACGAAAAGGTTCTTGTGATTCTTCTTGGTTTTTTAAACAATGTTTACTTATCTCCTCAAGAAGGATACGACCTGTACTCTCCAGATATTGAAGAGATCAATAAGCTTGCTAAATTCCTGGATGAAACCAAGAAGCAGGATTTTCCCGTAAACCGTATCATGCTTGATATTCTAAAGCACCTGGATGAGTTGGATTGGGAAGAGAAGTCAGGTCCTAAATACACACTAGCGAAACATGCAGGCAAGATACGTTCAAACTTCCTTGATGATACTCGTCATTTGAATCAAAGCATTCCGTCTATCCTGCTTGAGCTCGACCCGGATTTTACGGATGGTATTAAACCACCCTATGTATATCAGGACTAGGAGGAAGGATGAAAGGCGCTGAATGGAAGAACGTCATCTCTGAAGAAGAGTTAGTTAAGCTTCGACTTGAAGCCATTGACTACATTATCAGAGCAGACGAACCACACCGGGTAGATGCGGCTATTGAGTTCGCCAAATATCTTAATTATGTAGGACTTAATCCCGACAACTATCCTCTGTTTATTGAGATCATGGAAAATGGAAATCCCCATGTATTAGAAGCTCTCATTGGTCAAAAGGATCCTTTTACCTATTTTGATGTTGTGGAGACAAGTCCTTATATGATCCATGAATTTGTTCAGATACTCTATCAATTTCAACCTGGAGCTCTGCATGAGAAGCTGGTGTTGTTAGTGATGGGAGTTCTGTTGAGAACCTATATCGATCCTATTGCAGGGTACAAGAAATACCAGATCAGTATGGATGAACTGAATGCCATAGGTAAAAACCTGGATCCTGAAAAGGATCAGAACGACCCTCTCAATCGAAAAATCTTGGACTTTTTCGGTGAAATCGGGGACATCATAAACGTGAGTAACGACGAAGCCCTGGAGTTGATTGCCAACCATGCCATTAATATCCGGAATGTCTTCCTCGATCCAACTCAAAAACTTTCGGATAAAATTCCTGAACTGTTAGTTCAGAGAGTAAAATACCTGGATGGGGCCGTCCCCCCCAGGAAAACCAAACCACTCAAGGAGTCGTGAAGAATGACAGCACAAAACGACGAATTCACCGACAAAGTATGGTCACTGGAATCCATAGCGAGGGTGGAAAACTCCATCATAAACAACATTTTCGGATGTCGAACTAGTGAAGGAGTTGAGGCCGCTATCGCATATATTCGGTTCCTCAGAGAAAGCGGCCTTACGAACGAGAACTACCCACTTTTTCTAAAGATTCTGGAAATCGATAACCACTGGGTTATTGATGAGCTCATCGGTTCAGGAGATCCCTTTCTACTGTTGACCCCCATACAGCCTACCAAGCATTTGGTATCTACCTGTTTCAGATTGTTGACCAACTGGCATCCAGGTGGAATCTATCCAAAGACACTTGCCATATCGCTTGGAGTCTTACAAGTTGCCTATTGTTATGCCAAAGATGGATACAACATTCACCCAGTATCCATCAATGATGTAAACAACTTAGGTAAGCACTTAAATAAGGACCTTGGTCAGGCGGATCCTATTAATCAGGTTATATTGGATATCCTTGATAAGATCAGTCTTCTCGAAGGTATCGGAGACGAAGCTATGGAAAGAGTTGCTCGACAAGCTACGCTCATTAGAAGTAATTTCTTTGATCGACGTAAGAAGCTTGAAGATGCTATTCCTCAGGTTCTATTGGTTAAATCAGATTACCTTGTCAAGGAAATCGCACCTACCAAAGTTTTCGTAAACTAAGAGCAAAGGAGTAAAAGGTAATGATTATTCTTGATAAAGAAAGAATTTTTACCAATGAAGACATTGGTTATATAGAAAACAGTATGTTGAACGGCATTCTTGCCTGTCGTACTTCAGAAGCTGTTGAAGCGGCAATTACATATTCTCGTTTCCTAAGTAAAACTGGTTTAACAAACGAGAATTATCCCTTATTCATCAAAGTCCTGGAGATAGGAAACCATTGGGTTATTGATGCTCTTGTAGGAGACAGAGATCCCTTTCTCTTCCTTAGCTCTATTCAACCTAATAGAAAGATCTCACAGGCTATGTTCGCCTTACTTGCAGAACGACATCCTGGAGGAATGTACCCTAAAACTCTGTCTATTATACTGGGAGTATTACAGGCTCTGTATAACAGTCCGGAAGATGGATACAATATCTACAGTCTGTCCGTGTCAGACTTAAACTCATTAGGTAAACACCTTGATGAAGAAAAAGGACAAGAGGATTCTTTGAATCGTGTAATCCTCGATATACTGGATAAGATCGGTCAATTGGAACGACAGGATTCCATTGATGCTCAGACAGAGGAGATTGCCATTCACTCTTCCAAGATACGTAATTTCTTCTTTGATGCTAATAAGAAACTTAAGGAAGTTATTCCAGAAGTTCTTCTGGTACGAATGCGTTATCAGGATTTTGAAGTGGCACCCAGAAACGAAATCGATCATAAGGAAGAAAAGGGCGGTCCTGCTGCAAATCCAAAACCACCAAAAGCAGGTGATTCCGCTACTCCTCCCAAGCCTAAAGCTGAGGCGGCACCTAAGAAAGCGGCTCCTAAAAAGGACGACTAAGAATCTTATTACTAATGGAAAAGTCCGGCTTAGGGTGCCGGACTTTTTTTATATCCCAACAGAACTTGCCAGTCACCAACGGCTTTTGAACTGCCTGTAATTGCTTTCATCGACTGTTTGACCATTAACGGTAGCGACAGCACCCTTGAAAAGGAACTCTCCATCCGCATCGAAGGGGGAGCGGGCTTCAATATTAAGAATTCCTCCTAGAATATGGAGATCGCCATTAGAATCCAAGGCATCTGTATCACCCTCAGCCATTTTTATCTTAATATTACCTCCCTTAATGAGTATCAACATAGAACGGGAGGACTTATTAGAAGCATTAATTCCATCATCTCTTGCATATAGATTAATCGTGCCTCCATTGACTTGGACTTGCGTTCCTTCAATTCCTTCTCCACTGTCAGCAATATTAATAAATCCACTATCAATCTGAACAAAACTATCCCCCCGTAAAGCATCCTCTACAGTAGAAAGCTCTATGGTGGAATTATTGATATAAAGGTAACTATTGTCAGGGGTCTTGTCACTTGTACTTCTAATACCATCTTTCTGGGATACAAGACTGATTTGAGCATTAAGTAGACGAATAGCTCCTTCGGCATCGATGCTATCCTTGTAGGATTGAATATTTAATGTAGAACCTATTACTTTCACAATTCCATTTGTTTTTATAGCATCATTGGCCTGGGCATTAATCAAGAGAGAACCTTTTCCTTTGAAAGTAATATCATAAGGACTATAAATAAGCCCTTTGGCCTCTTTATACCTACTGGAATGACTTTGCTTTCCAGTAAGAGAATTGGAACCCCTCAGGTTGATTAACAATGCTGTTTTGGATTTAACCCAAAGGGCTGGTTTATCCTTGTTATTAATACTCAGATCCTCCATAACAAGCTGTACTGTAGCCGAGGTCTTAGCCAGGTCAATAATAATAGTCGTATCAGAGTGTACCCCCTTAAGGTAGTAACTCCCGGAAGAGGTAATTGTATAGTCCTGATGGTTCTGTAATGGGACTGTGATCAGGTCCTCTTCATTGACGGTGTTGTCAAAATCCTGGATGGTAAACAATTCTGAACGTTTAACCAGAGAACCTTTGATTTCCCGGTCCACAAAATTGTCTCTTTCTTGTCGAGGGGCCTCCCTATTCTGGGCAGAGGCTGTGACGCCCACAATAATTAAAATACTGAATATACTCATATATTTAGGAAACATATTAGCGCTCCTTAATTAGATCTATATTCAGTATAATAATTAGTTACTCATTCTCAAAATCTTCCTGTGTACTAAGGAAGCTGGAACCCATAATGCCATATTCCTCTCGCATTTCATGAACAGACCGTTCCTGTAAAGTTTTTATCTTTTCATCTCCATACCAGCTATAGAAATAATCTCTTATGTAATCACGTCTTTTCATAATATTGGCGGTGATCGTATCAGCTAATTTTGTTCTCTCCCCTTTAGGAACATCCTTAAAAACATGATTACAGATCTTCTCCAGATCTTTCTTCTGAATAGAGTCAAAAGCATCAAAACGTTTTTTGAAGAAATCCCAGGAATAGGTATAAAACAATTCTGTCTTTAAAGGTGTCATATATCTGGTTTTACCAGGCCTTTCCCAGCCAAAAGTATCCTTTGTCCCTTTAATTTTCATTTTAGTATCCATGAGATCTACATTGGAAAAGTCGATTGTAATGATGATAGGGAAGTTGCCAGGAGTGTAATAGATTAAGTAGTTATTAGGATTACGGTCCTCATCAAAGGTGACCCAGCTGTTAATCAGATCCAAAGCTAACTGGTCTCTCATCACCTTTTGTTCCAGATACGGTGCCCCACTAAGCTGTTCCGTTCTAATCATGATCTTACTGGCCCGATAATACTCTCCTCCCAGTTTTGTTACCAAAGAGGGCGCTGCTGTATTTCCTGTAAAGTAGTTAAGAAAATAACAGATCTCCCCAAACTGGAATTGCCGGGCTTCCTCTTTTGGGATTTTCTTAATGATCCACTTAGCATTAGGATCTTCCTTTTCATAAGCTCCTATATAGTCTCTCGTTGTAGCAAAGAACGGTATGTCCATATATTCATCCGGTTCGAGAAAATCATCGGTTGAAAACTTTTCCAATGATTCTTCAAAGGTCGTGTGATAGTCCAGCATTTTTGTTAAACGTTCATCTTTAGATATTTCACTTGCAATA
Proteins encoded in this region:
- a CDS encoding HXXEE domain-containing protein: MVLSLLSNKIFYLIIACNLFIHEMEEWNIVQYHQQNYKIPTEETNMSTRLWLLTLSLIGFLFCIVSWAIPFEPLANTVFLILNTFLIINGVQHLLLSLIRKKYNPGLLFGGLIGTSLSIMFNIKILNEHSVPLVVFLVITLGEFIPAIWDSVQSRKKNTLPQMIKGILKIGNYIELKLRT
- a CDS encoding SDR family NAD(P)-dependent oxidoreductase; protein product: MKETVFYGDLVKSFPSMEGKNVLITGCTSGTGFVLAKTCVTLGAKVYLLNRPSQRASSALRQLQIPNGPDPVHIDCDLQSFESVKKAAGHLKNLLREEGCHVLCNNAGVMGLLDRATVDGYDIQIQTNHLSHFLLTSRLWPLLEKAASSSGEARVISHSSGARKMGKKPIIAKYFEQNGGNLGGDTFPGLQKWYRYQQSKLANLLGSYALHDRRPEGVSQKIKILTAHPGPTDSGLQAKTYKAGGKGFLDKFIINRTLKVAQSVEDGTAGLATCTCAPYVNSGEFYGPEGSGQPGPAVLLPKERDLTSELLLWELSLKATGIKDFFEGEM
- a CDS encoding trimeric intracellular cation channel family protein, with translation MLYAFDIFGTFVFAISGAFRAVKYELDILGVMILAIATGVGGGIMRDVILGITPPAAFQNESYLIVCILGGLLVFVAAPRIAKLWNIVKLSDALGLAVFAAMGAQKGAVYGLGPIGIVFSAVITATGGGVIRDIMVREIPAIIRTDFYATAAAIGGLIIVISPYLFPIIFPDFPHAPMVVAVIVTFIVRLAAMRWNLYLPRVKMLKEAPSRLAQKKRKNP
- a CDS encoding carbohydrate-binding domain-containing protein, which produces MFPKYMSIFSILIIVGVTASAQNREAPRQERDNFVDREIKGSLVKRSELFTIQDFDNTVNEEDLITVPLQNHQDYTITSSGSYYLKGVHSDTTIIIDLAKTSATVQLVMEDLSINNKDKPALWVKSKTALLINLRGSNSLTGKQSHSSRYKEAKGLIYSPYDITFKGKGSLLINAQANDAIKTNGIVKVIGSTLNIQSYKDSIDAEGAIRLLNAQISLVSQKDGIRSTSDKTPDNSYLYINNSTIELSTVEDALRGDSFVQIDSGFINIADSGEGIEGTQVQVNGGTINLYARDDGINASNKSSRSMLILIKGGNIKIKMAEGDTDALDSNGDLHILGGILNIEARSPFDADGEFLFKGAVATVNGQTVDESNYRQFKSRW